A single window of Bacteroidota bacterium DNA harbors:
- a CDS encoding SDR family oxidoreductase yields MSNNLLKGKRGIIFGALDEKSIAWKVAERAYEEGAIFTLTNAPIALRMGAINQLAEKCKTTVIPADATSVEDLENLFKVSMEQMGGKVDFVLHSIGMSPNVRKGRHYTDSNYEFFLKTLDISALSFHKVLQTAMKLDAINDWGSVLGLSYIAAQRVFPDYNDMADAKSLLESIARSFGYHYGIKRKIRVNTISQSPTVTTAGSGVKGFEKFFDYANKMSPLGNAPAVDCANFCVSMFSDFTRYVTMQNLMHDGGFSNTGISEEVMNHFGTNK; encoded by the coding sequence ATGTCTAACAATTTATTAAAAGGAAAAAGAGGAATAATATTCGGAGCGCTTGATGAAAAATCCATTGCCTGGAAGGTTGCAGAAAGGGCTTATGAGGAAGGCGCAATATTTACATTAACAAATGCCCCAATAGCGTTAAGAATGGGAGCTATAAATCAACTGGCTGAAAAATGTAAAACAACAGTTATTCCAGCTGATGCCACCTCGGTTGAAGATTTGGAAAACCTTTTTAAAGTATCCATGGAACAAATGGGGGGGAAGGTAGATTTCGTGTTGCATTCAATAGGAATGTCACCAAATGTTAGAAAAGGAAGACATTATACAGATAGTAATTATGAGTTTTTTCTTAAAACCCTTGACATTTCGGCATTGTCCTTTCATAAGGTATTACAAACTGCTATGAAACTTGATGCTATTAATGATTGGGGATCTGTTTTAGGTTTAAGTTATATTGCAGCGCAAAGAGTTTTTCCGGATTATAATGATATGGCAGATGCAAAATCCCTACTTGAATCTATTGCAAGAAGCTTTGGGTATCATTATGGCATAAAAAGGAAAATAAGGGTTAATACCATTTCACAATCTCCAACAGTTACAACAGCTGGAAGCGGGGTGAAGGGTTTTGAAAAGTTTTTTGATTATGCTAATAAAATGTCTCCTCTAGGAAATGCTCCGGCAGTAGATTGTGCTAATTTCTGTGTTTCTATGTTCTCAGACTTCACACGTTATGTAACTATGCAAAATTTGATGCATGATGGTGGTTTTTCCAATACAGGGATAAGTGAGGAAGTAATGAACCATTTTGGTACAAATAAATAG
- a CDS encoding ATP-dependent Clp protease ATP-binding subunit produces MDQKFSPRVKEVINFSREEALRLGHDYIGTEHLLLGIIREGDGMAIKVLKSLNVDLSDLRKTVEHSTKVNTGKSPAAGNIPLVKQAEKVLKITYLEAKLMKSSVIGTEHLLLSILKDEDSVATRSLNQMNITYELVKEELDIMNNFNPKSEMPGNQADDDDPEESSGFSGGAKKVADSKSKTPVLDNFGRDLTKAADEGRLDPIVGREKEIERVSQILSRRKKNNPILIGEPGVGKSAIAEGLALRIVQRKVSRVLFDKRIVSLDLASLVAGTKYRGQFEERMKAVMNELEKNPDVILFIDEIHTIIGAGGASGSLDASNMFKPALARGEIQCIGATTLDEYRQYIEKDGALERRFQKVLIEPTSVEETIQILHNIKSKYEDHHNVVYTDEAISACVTLTQRYITDRHLPDKAIDALDESGSRVHIKNINVPKNVIEIEKKIEDIKEQKNKVVRSQKYEEAARLRDTERQLQEQLEAAKKAWEEETRTHREVVSEDNVAEVVSMMSGIPVQRVAQNESNKLSKMMDEMREAVIGQDEALKKVVKAIQRNRAGLKDPNKPIGSFIFLGPTGVGKTQLAKVLSRYLFDNEDALIRIDMSEYMEKFALSRLVGAPPGYVGYEEGGQLTEKVRRRPYAVVLLDEIEKAHPDVFNLLLQALDDGQLTDSLGRKIDFKNTIIIMTSNIGSRQLKDFGQGVGFSTSAKQGGSEVYAKNVVEGALKKAFSPEFLNRIDDIVMFNHLSREDIHKIIDIELNSLFKRILQLGYEIKISEEAKDFIADKGFDEAFGARHLKRAVQKYIEDPLAEEIIKSNLAEGDSILVDFDKEKTEISIKITKPKKRKTKADDEKEKD; encoded by the coding sequence ATGGATCAGAAATTTTCCCCACGTGTTAAAGAGGTAATTAACTTTAGCAGAGAAGAAGCTTTAAGATTAGGACATGATTATATAGGTACGGAACATCTCTTGCTAGGAATTATTAGAGAGGGTGATGGAATGGCTATAAAAGTATTGAAAAGTCTTAATGTTGATTTATCAGATTTAAGAAAAACTGTGGAACATTCAACAAAAGTAAACACAGGTAAAAGTCCTGCTGCAGGCAATATTCCATTGGTAAAGCAGGCAGAAAAAGTATTGAAAATCACCTACCTTGAAGCCAAATTGATGAAAAGTTCTGTGATTGGAACAGAACACTTATTGCTTTCTATTTTAAAAGATGAAGACAGCGTTGCTACCAGGTCACTTAATCAAATGAATATTACTTACGAACTTGTAAAGGAGGAATTAGATATTATGAATAATTTTAATCCGAAATCAGAAATGCCCGGAAATCAAGCTGATGATGATGATCCAGAAGAGTCTTCCGGTTTTTCAGGTGGTGCAAAAAAAGTGGCTGATTCCAAATCCAAGACTCCCGTTTTGGATAATTTTGGAAGAGATTTGACTAAAGCAGCAGATGAGGGAAGACTTGATCCTATTGTAGGTCGTGAAAAAGAAATTGAAAGGGTTTCTCAAATTTTGAGTCGCAGAAAGAAAAACAATCCTATTTTAATTGGAGAGCCAGGTGTTGGTAAATCCGCTATTGCAGAAGGTCTTGCTTTAAGAATTGTTCAAAGAAAAGTATCCAGAGTGCTTTTTGATAAGCGCATTGTTTCTCTTGATTTGGCTTCTCTTGTTGCCGGTACTAAATACCGTGGACAGTTTGAAGAAAGAATGAAAGCAGTAATGAATGAACTGGAGAAAAATCCTGATGTTATTTTATTTATTGATGAAATTCATACCATAATTGGTGCGGGTGGTGCTTCTGGATCACTTGATGCTTCCAACATGTTTAAACCAGCCCTTGCAAGAGGCGAAATTCAATGTATAGGAGCTACCACTCTTGACGAATACAGACAGTATATTGAAAAGGACGGGGCGCTGGAAAGAAGGTTTCAAAAAGTATTGATTGAACCAACCTCTGTTGAAGAAACCATACAAATTCTTCACAACATTAAAAGCAAGTACGAGGATCACCACAACGTTGTTTATACTGATGAGGCCATTTCAGCTTGTGTTACTTTAACACAAAGATACATTACCGACAGGCATCTGCCAGATAAAGCCATTGATGCCCTGGATGAATCAGGCTCACGGGTTCATATTAAGAATATTAATGTTCCAAAGAATGTTATTGAGATTGAAAAGAAAATTGAAGATATAAAAGAACAAAAAAACAAAGTTGTTAGAAGCCAAAAGTATGAAGAAGCAGCTCGTTTAAGGGATACTGAAAGACAGTTGCAAGAACAATTGGAAGCAGCAAAAAAAGCATGGGAAGAAGAAACACGTACACATAGAGAAGTTGTAAGTGAGGACAATGTTGCAGAAGTTGTTTCTATGATGAGTGGAATTCCTGTGCAACGTGTGGCACAGAATGAAAGCAATAAGCTTTCAAAAATGATGGATGAGATGAGGGAGGCAGTTATTGGACAGGATGAGGCTTTGAAAAAAGTTGTAAAGGCTATTCAACGAAATCGTGCCGGACTTAAGGATCCTAATAAACCTATTGGTTCTTTTATTTTCCTTGGCCCTACCGGGGTTGGAAAAACACAACTTGCTAAAGTGCTTTCAAGGTATTTGTTTGATAATGAAGATGCACTCATTAGAATTGACATGAGTGAGTACATGGAAAAATTTGCCTTATCAAGGCTTGTTGGAGCACCTCCGGGATATGTAGGTTACGAAGAAGGCGGACAACTTACTGAAAAAGTAAGAAGAAGACCTTATGCAGTTGTATTGCTGGATGAAATTGAAAAAGCACATCCTGATGTTTTCAACCTTTTACTGCAAGCTCTAGATGACGGACAGTTAACAGATAGTTTAGGTAGAAAAATTGATTTTAAAAACACTATTATCATCATGACCTCCAACATTGGCTCTCGTCAATTAAAGGATTTTGGACAAGGAGTAGGATTTTCTACTTCGGCTAAACAAGGGGGATCTGAAGTTTATGCTAAAAATGTTGTAGAAGGTGCATTGAAAAAAGCATTTTCACCTGAATTCCTTAACAGGATTGATGATATTGTGATGTTTAACCATTTGTCCAGAGAGGATATTCATAAAATTATTGATATTGAATTAAATAGCTTATTCAAAAGAATCCTTCAACTAGGTTATGAAATTAAAATTTCAGAAGAAGCTAAAGATTTCATTGCTGATAAAGGTTTTGATGAAGCATTTGGTGCTCGTCACTTAAAAAGGGCCGTTCAAAAATACATTGAAGATCCACTTGCAGAGGAAATAATAAAATCAAATCTTGCTGAAGGTGATTCTATTCTTGTTGATTTTGACAAGGAAAAAACTGAAATTTCAATTAAAATAACTAAACCTAAAAAAAGAAAAACTAAGGCGGATGATGAGAAAGAAAAAGATTAG